One Coccinella septempunctata chromosome 1, icCocSept1.1, whole genome shotgun sequence DNA window includes the following coding sequences:
- the LOC123312934 gene encoding uncharacterized protein LOC123312934 has translation MTNTPFVIFLFVVATVTAKIYKKCELAKELKYKYEFDLKEIPVWVCIAKHESNFNTTAVNRGSGDHGLFQISDLYWCDTQRQGRACYAQCKFFEDDDISDDIECVKTIYEEHERISGNGFDAWVVYSHFCKDKNSTYLEECFHPVGTNVSKNNFHNASEGLDGKRREEEIISTIPKVMASVTNTVTQSTPVSSHKIEPNDDKAPSKIIFTSLGYFISKTSPSIDLQNLKISIPTQSIKTSTSFPRNYKSSTTSHSSTTVSYRPAEHKSHKHFRVGLEKNTVKLQSSGHIFQGISFSRDALGQHKTGRNTTWSFRENKTPRVSFLQNRLAKKRSQDEIIQEIKLGEMYSFQRTRGGGFQLRLI, from the coding sequence ATGACAAACACTCCGTTCGTTATATTTCTCTTTGTTGTGGCTACAGTGACTGCAAAAATATATAAGAAATGTGAACTAGCCAAAGAACTGAAATACAAGTACGAGTTTGATCTTAAAGAGATACCGGTGTGGGTGTGTATCGCTAAACACGAGTCGAATTTCAACACAACCGCAGTGAATAGAGGCAGTGGTGACCATGGATTGTTTCAAATCAGTGACCTCTATTGGTGCGATACGCAACGCCAAGGACGAGCTTGTTATGCTCAATGCAAGTTTTTTGAAGACGATGACATAAGTGATGATATTGAGTGTGTCAAAACAATTTACGAAGAACACGAAAGGATTTCGGGGAATGGATTCGATGCCTGGGTTGTGTATTCCCATTTCTGTAAGGATAAGAATTCAACATACCTTGAAGAGTGCTTTCATCCAGTGGGAACCAACGTATCTAAAAACAATTTTCATAATGCTTCTGAAGGGTTGGACGGAAAAAGAAGggaagaagaaattatttcaacaattCCTAAAGTTATGGCATCCGTAACAAATACAGTAACGCAGTCGACCCCAGTATCTTCCCATAAAATCGAACCAAATGATGATAAAGCTCCATCAAAGATTATCTTCACCAGTCTTGggtattttatttcgaaaacaagTCCGAGTATTGATttgcaaaatttgaaaatttccataCCTACACAATCAATTAAGACGTCAACTTCTTTCCCGAGGAATTATAAATCGTCAACTACCTCTCATTCATCAACCACCGTAAGTTATCGCCCCGCAGAGCACAAAAGTCATAAACACTTCAGAGTCGGTCTTGAAAAGAATACTGTAAAATTACAGTCCTCTGGTCATATTTTCCAGGGAATTTCCTTCTCGCGAGATGCACTCGGTCAACATAAAACAGGAAGGAATACGACATGGAGTTTTAGAGAAAATAAAACTCCGAGAGTCTCATTTCTACAGAATCGATTAGCCAAGAAAAGATCGCAAGACGAGATTATACAAGAAATAAAATTAGGAGAGATGTACTCATTTCAGAGAACTAGAGGGGGAGGATTCCAACTGAGGTTAATATGA